In Nostoc sp. CENA543, a single genomic region encodes these proteins:
- a CDS encoding TMEM165/GDT1 family protein, with protein sequence MLTAFTAGLLLITVSELGDKTFFIAMILAMHHSRRLVFAGVVAALAAMTVLSVLFGQAASLLPKIYIHYAEIALFIAFGLKLLYEAVKMTAKAEKAEMMEEIEEAKAAVEKAELQLPKQKTPLSILTEAFVLTFMAEWGDRTQIATIALAAGNNAIGVTTGAILGHAICAAIAVIGGKMIAGRISERQLTFAGGCLFLIFGVVAAIEGA encoded by the coding sequence GTGCTAACAGCTTTTACCGCAGGTTTATTACTAATTACAGTTTCAGAGTTAGGCGATAAAACATTTTTCATCGCTATGATTTTGGCAATGCACCATTCACGAAGATTGGTATTTGCAGGCGTAGTAGCTGCCTTAGCCGCCATGACTGTCCTTTCAGTGTTATTTGGTCAAGCGGCTTCATTATTGCCCAAAATTTATATACATTACGCTGAAATTGCTTTATTTATCGCCTTTGGCTTAAAGCTGTTGTACGAAGCTGTGAAGATGACGGCAAAAGCCGAGAAAGCGGAAATGATGGAAGAAATCGAGGAAGCTAAAGCCGCAGTCGAAAAAGCAGAATTGCAGCTACCCAAGCAAAAAACACCCTTATCCATTTTGACAGAAGCCTTTGTTCTCACATTCATGGCAGAATGGGGCGATCGCACTCAAATTGCCACCATTGCCCTAGCCGCAGGTAATAATGCCATTGGTGTCACCACAGGAGCAATTTTAGGTCATGCCATTTGCGCTGCGATCGCTGTTATTGGTGGCAAAATGATTGCGGGACGCATTTCTGAGCGTCAACTCACCTTTGCTGGCGGATGCCTATTTTTGATTTTTGGCGTGGTTGCTGCCATTGAGGGAGCATAA
- a CDS encoding Uma2 family endonuclease, producing the protein MTPATIIATTAKESPLLFEGMTWREFKAVEGLLDRPGYRLSFLDGVLEIRRRLGEDHETVKERIGALLELYLLIAGFDFTPTGSMTLESESGAVKREADKSYKLVPGKVRPDLAIEVVFTSGGINKLEAYKRLKIPEVWLWEDGVLDVYHLRVDDTGTYYERVSQSEEVKGIDLELLLRCINMVNHVDAIKTFQQSL; encoded by the coding sequence ATGACACCAGCAACCATCATCGCTACAACCGCAAAAGAATCACCCCTGTTGTTTGAGGGAATGACTTGGAGAGAGTTCAAAGCAGTTGAGGGGTTGTTAGACCGTCCAGGCTATCGGTTGTCTTTTCTGGATGGCGTTTTGGAGATTAGGAGAAGGCTAGGAGAAGACCACGAAACTGTTAAGGAAAGAATTGGTGCGTTATTAGAACTTTACCTACTTATAGCAGGGTTTGATTTTACTCCTACCGGCTCAATGACGCTAGAAAGTGAATCTGGTGCTGTTAAACGGGAGGCAGATAAATCTTATAAGCTTGTTCCTGGGAAAGTACGTCCTGATTTGGCGATTGAGGTGGTTTTTACTAGTGGTGGTATTAATAAGCTAGAGGCTTACAAGCGGCTGAAGATTCCCGAAGTTTGGCTTTGGGAAGATGGGGTTTTAGATGTCTATCATTTGCGTGTAGATGACACTGGAACTTACTATGAAAGGGTTTCTCAGAGTGAAGAAGTGAAAGGGATAGATTTAGAGTTATTATTACGTTGCATTAACATGGTGAATCATGTAGATGCTATCAAAACTTTTCAACAGTCGCTTTAA